One Nostoc sp. CENA543 genomic window, GTCTCATAATATTGCTCATAAAGTGACGTAAACGGATCGGGTTTATGTGATAAATTTCTTAGGGAAAGTCCAGTAGATTTTGGTAATAGCTCATAAAGCTTCTCCATTAACTTCAGTGGCGTTTGGATATCTGGTGTAAGGCCAAAAGATACTGCGGCAAAGTCAGCTTGCGACTCGTGCATCTCTTTTAGCTTTTTGATGAGGGTAGTTTTGCCAACTCCTCCAAACCCGTAAACCTGAAACAGCAGTGGGTTAGATTCTGGAGATTCTAATGCTTTAGCAAATTTAGCTAAAAAGTCCTTGGCCTGCTGGCGATAAATGTAAGGTATCTGGTTGCTCATTTGGTAATGGAAATACTGAATAGCTGTATAAGATTTTAGCGAGTCTTAATTTGATTCAGCATCTCACAATACCCTGTTTTCAGGAATTATTTAAAAGTAAGGTTGAAACTTCGTAATTTTGATTTTACATTTGATACACAATGATCTCCCCTTTCCCCTTCCTAACTGCAAACTTAATATTCCTCAACAACACCATTATTGATTTCCGTAATCGCTTACGCTGGAGCGGTATTCATTAACTATTCGCATATTTCCATACCAGTGAATGCTGCTTACTATCACCACGACTTACTCCCCAGCGACGGAGTTAGGCTACTTACTCCATAAACACCCAGAGCGTTGTCAGTCCTTTGCTTTGAGTTTTGGACAGGCACACGTATTTTACCCAGAAGCAAATAGCGATCGCTGTACGGCAGCGTTGTTATTAGATGTTGACCCGGTAAAATTGGTACGGGGTAGGAGTGCGAGTTTAGAACAGTATGTCAATGATCGCCCTTATGTGGCATCATCTTTTATGAGTGTTGCGATCGCACAAGTATTCAGCACGGCTTTGGGTGGACGCAGTAAAGATAGACCAGAATTAGCCCAAACTCCCATACCTTTATTAGTCAAAATATCTGTATTACCCTGTCGTGGTGGTGAAGGTTTCCTGCGGGACTTGTTTGAGCCTTTGGGTTACACTGTCAAAGCTACTGGTCATCTTTTAGATGAAAAATTCCCAGAGTGGGGAGAGAGTAAATATTTCACTGTGGAATTACAAAATACTCTCACAGTCAGTGATTTGTTAAGTCATCTCTATGTTTTAATTCCTGTACTTGATGATGATAAACACTATTGGGTAGGGGAAGAAGAAATCGAAAAATTACTGCGTCATGGTGAGGGTTGGTTGTCGCAACATCCAGCTAAGGAACAAATCACTAGACGTTATTTGAAACGTCAGCACCGTTTGACGCGTCAAGCATTAGCACAGTTAGTAGAGGAAGATAATCCTGATCCTGATAGTACAGAAGCAACTCACGCTGAGGAAGAGGCGGCGGTAGAAAAGCCGATTAGTTTAAATCAGCAGCGTATGAATGCGGTAGTTACTGCTTTGAAAGAAAGTAATTCTCGGCGTGTAATTGACTTAGGTTGTGGTCAAGGGAATTTATTAAAATTGCTCATTAAAGATAGCTTTTTTGAGCAAGTTACAGGTGTGGATGTTTCCTATAGATCGTTAGAAATTGCTCAAGAACGATTAGATAGGTTAAGACTTCCTCGGAATCAATGGGAAAGATTACAACTGATTCAGAGTGCGTTGACTTATCAAGATAAACGCTTTGCTGGTTACGATGCTGCGACTGTCATTGAGGTGATTGAGCATTTAGTTTAGATTTACCGCGTTTGGGGTCATTTGAGCGAGTCTTGTTTGAGTTCGCTAAACCCAAAACGGTGATAGTAACAACGCCGAATATTGAATATAATGTGAAATTTGAAAATCTGCCGGCGGGGAAATTGCGACATAAAGACCACCGTTTTGAATGGACGCGATCGCAGTTTCAAGCTTGGGCAAATAAAATAGTAGAAAAGTTTGGTTATGCTGTGGAGTTGCAAGCGATAGGGGAGGAAGATACAGAAGTCGGTTCACCTACACAAATGGCAGTTTTTAGTTACAATAATTAATCTATTTATGAGGAATGGAAGTAGTTATTTTTATTGGCATTCAAGGCGCAGGTAAATCGACTTTCTATTGTCACTATTTTTTTCACACCCACATTCGCATTAATCTAGATATGCTCAAAACTCGTCATCGAGAGCAGATTTTTTTACACGCTTGTTTGGAGAGTAAACAATCTTTTGTTGTCGATAATACTAATCCGACTGTAGAAGAAAGACAGCGTTATATTATCCCAGCTAAGGCGCAAGGTTTTCGAGTTGTGGGGTATTATTTTCAAACTGAATTAGAGGAGTGTAAAAAAAGAAATAGTCAAAGACCTGCTAAACAAGTTGTGCCGCTTGTGGGGTTATTAGGGACGTATAAAAAACTGGTTTTACCAAATTGGGAAGAGGGTTTTGATGCAATTTATAAGGTTAAACCAGATTTAAATTATTCATTTATTATTGAGGAATGGCAGCGTGAAATTTGATGAATTAGATAGTAGAATGCGGGTGTTTGAAACAGCCCACGATCATTGTGTATTACCTGGAATTTATATAGTTGCTAGATTAGATGGACGTAGTTTTACTCGTCTGACTAAAGAAGTACATAAGTTTGAAGCTCCTTACGATGTCAGATTTCGAGATATGTTGCTGACAACAATTGAGCATTTAATGAATTGCGGTATTGATATTCAGTATGCCTATACTCAAAGTGATGAAATTTCCTTACTGTTTGCATATCATGAAGCTACATTCAATCGTAAGGTGAGAAAATTAAACTCAGTTTTAGCAGGAGAAGCTAGCGCAAAATTTTCTTTACTATTAGGTGATATGGGTTGTTTTGATTGTCGCATTTCACAACTTCCCAATGTGGAAGAAGTGGTAAATTATTTTCGTTGGCGACACGAAGATGCTCACAGAAATGCTTTGAATGCTCATTGCTATTGGTGTCTACGGCGTGATGGTCAAAGCGCAACGCAAGCCACTAGTATGATGAAAGGGTTATCTGTGGCTGATAAAAATGAAATGTTATTCCAACATGGGATTAATTTTAATCAGCTTCCTAATTGGCAAAAACGGGGTGTGGGTCTTTATTGGGAAGAATATCAAAAAGAAGGATTTAATCCTATCACTGGTGAAAGTGTTCCTGTGTTACGGCGACGCATTCGGCGGGATTTAGATTTACCGATGAAGGATGAATATAGTCAGTTTGTTGCTGAGTTATTACATAATCTATAGTGGTTCATTTAGTTGAATTGTATAGTTAATATTACTCACGCAAAGGCGCAAAGGCGCAGAGAAAGATAAAAAGAGAAACTAATGACTATTGACTAATGACTATTGACTATTAATTATGAAAATTACTATTCCTGAGTTATCTTTGGTTGTTTTGATTGGTGCTTCTGGCGCGGGAAAATCGACTTTCGCACGTCACCATTTCCAGAGTTTTGAGGTGTTGTCTTCTGATTTTTGTCGGGGGTTGGTTTCTAATGATGAAAATAATCAGTCGGCTTCTGGGGATGCTTTTGATGTGCTGCACTATATTGCAGCTAAAAGATTAGCCGCAGGTAAGTTGACTGTGATTGATGCTACTAATGTGCAGGCGGAAGACCGTAAGGCTTTACTGCAAATGGCGAAACAATATCATTGTTTTGCTGTGGCGATAGTTTTTGATTTACCAGAAGCATTATGTCATGAAAGAAATCAAAAAAGAAGCGATCGCAATTTCGGTTCTCATGTCGTGCGTCGTCACACTCAAATGTTACGGCGTTCTCTGCACAGTCTAGAAAAAGAGGGTTTCCGTTATGTCTATACTCTAAAATCTGTGGAGGAAATTGCATCTGTTGAAATCGAAATTCAACCTCTATGGAATAACAAAAAACACGAACACGGCCCCTTTGATATCATCGGCGATATTCACGGTTGCTGTGATGAATTAGAAGCATTACTACAACAGTTAGGCTACGTGAGGAGGCAGGAGGGCAGGGAGCAGGGGAGACAAGGGAGACAAGGAAGCACAGAAGATTTTACCCCAATGCCCGATGCCCAATGCCCAATGCCCAATGTCCCATCCTTTTGGAATTTCCCCACCTATTACCACCCAGAAGGACGTAAAGCTGTGTTTCTTGGTGATTTAGTAGACCGTGGCCCCCGCATTTTGGATACAGTCAAGTTAGTGCGGAATATGGTTGCAGCCGGGACAGGCTTTTGTGTTTGTGGTAATCATGAACACAAGTTTTTGCGAAAATTACGGGGTAAAAATGTCAAGATAACTCACGGGTTACAGCAAAGTATTGATGAAATGGAAGCGTTACCTGATGGGGTGCGTGAACCTTTCAGCCAAGAACTCGCAGGATTTTTAGATTCTCTCATCAGTCATTATGTCCTGGATGACGGACACTTGGTGGTGGCTCACGCCGGGATGAAAGCGGAAATGCAAGGACGCGGTTCTGGTGCGGTGCGGGAATTTGCTATGTATGGAGAAACGACGGGTGAGATTGATGAGTTTGGCTTGCCTGTGCGTTACAATTGGGCGGCAGATTATCGGGGTGAGGCTTTGGTAGTTTACGGTCATACCCCTGTCCCGGAAGCGGAATGGTTGAATAATACGATTGATATTGATACAGGCTGTGTTTATGGTGGGAAATTAACCGCCTTACGCTATCCCGAAAAAGAATTGGTGAGTGTACCGGCGGCGCGTGTTTACCGTGAACCAACGAAACCATTAGGCAATAAAAGTATTACTCGGACAGCACAACAAGAATTAGATGATGTACTGAATATTGAGGATGTCTTGGGTAAGCGGATTATTAATACTAAACTCCAGCCCAATGTTACCATCCGGGCAGAAAATGCGATCGCAGCTTTAGAAATCATGAGTCGGTTTGCAGCTAACCCCAAATGGCTGATTTACCTACCGCCTACCATGTCCCCACCTGAGACATCTTCCATCCCTGGTTACTTGGAACACCCCACCCAAGCTTTTACCTACTACCAAACCCAAGGAATTACAGAGGTAGTCTGTGAAGAAAAACACATGGGTTCACGGGTAATTGCGGTGATTTGTCGTGATATCGCCGCCACCGAAAAAAGATTTGGGGTGGTGGATGAAGGTATAGGAATTTGCTACACCCGCACCGGCAGACGCTTTTTTGATGACCCAGCATTAGAAGCGCAAGTCTTAGCAAGGGTGAATCATGCTTTAACTGCCAGTAACTTTTGGTCAGAGTTTAATACAGATTGGGTGTGTTTAGATTGTGAATTAATGCCTTGGTCAGCTAAGGCGCAAGGTTTGCTAAGGGGACAATATGCACCTGTGGGAGTTGCATCACACCTCGCTTTAAATGATGCTGTAACTTTATTAGAACAGGCTAATACGCGCAATTTAGATGTCACTACCCTACTCACTCACTACCAACAACGCGCAGAGATGGCGAGTCAATACGTCGCTGCTTACCGTCGCTATTGTTGGCAAGTTGATGATATTGCAGATTTAAAACTTGCACCCTTCCACATTTTAGCCACCGAGGGACAAGTTCACACCGATAAAGACCATCGTTGGCACATGGAACAAGCCGCCAAAATCTCCCACTCAGACCCGGCTTTACTTCTAGCAACTAATTACAAAGTCATCGATTTAACTGACCCCAGTAGCCAAGCTGAGGGGGTGCATTGGTGGTCAGAAATGACACAAGCAGGCGGTGAGGGGATGGTAGTAAAACCTATGCAGTTTATTGTCAAAGGTAGTCGGGGTATTGTCCAGCCTGCGGTGAAGTGTCGTGGACAGGAATATCTGCGAATTATCTACGGGCCTGAATATTCAGCCGTAGATAATTTACAACGTCTGCGTCAACGGGGTTTATCTTTGAAGCGTTCCCTAGCCATGCGCGAATTTGCTTTGGGTGTGGAAGCATTGGAGAGATTTGTGAGTCATGCACCTTTACGTCGTGTCCATGAATGTGTGTTTGGGATTCTAGCTTTGGAGAGTGAACCAATAGACCCCAGATTATAAACCCGCTTGGAAAAATTAGCTCAATTAACATCTACCTCTAGCGAGAAATTCAACAGCTAAGTTTCTCGCTAGAGGTTAATTTAATCTATTAAAAATATATCTATATATTAAGGCTATAGGTTGTCTAAACCTATATACGTAAGTGAGGCTAACAATCATGTCAAAACAAATTATTGCATCTGATTTACTGGTTGATTTATCTACAACAGAACAGCAAATTATTGCTGGTGGACAAGACCGTGGTGGCGATCGCGGAGATTTTAGAGGAGATGATCGAGACAGGGATCGTAAATATTACTGCCGTTATTGCTACGATTGCCGTCCTTACCGTGATTAATTCTATTTAATCAAAAGCTGATTAAATCGTTGATCTGAAATTTTTCTATCGCTCAAGATTTATCAAATCTTGAGCGAATATCAATAATATTAAATACTATTTATTTCTTTTATGTTTCCCTTTTTGACGATTAATTAACTTTGCAATTTGCCCAATAATTAAAGGTACAAGACTCATCCCCACAATTAATAACCATCCATAAACACCAGGATCAGCTGTTTGCAATACATCTGATAATACAGGAACATGAACAGCGATTAATAGCAATCCTGTACAAAAAATCAGCGCGCCCCACACATAAGGATTGCGGGTAATCTCATTTTGCAGCAAACCAGAATCGCGATCGCGCATATTGAAAACGTGCCACAATCGCGTAAAACCCAAGGTCATAAATGTAATCGTCACTGCTTGTTGTTCGTTCAATCCCAGCCAAGTTAAAGCCAGAATAAAAGCACCACCTAAAGTGGCTGCAATCACTAATCCGTAACCTGCGATCGCCAGCCAATGACGACGAGTTAAAATTGGCTCATTTGCTGGTCTAGGTGGACGTTTCATTAAGGCGGGTTCACCTTCTCCTACACCCAAAGCCAAGGCGGGAAAGGCATCATTAACAACGTTAATATACAATATCTGCAATGGTAAAAGTGGTAAAGGTGCATTCAATAATGAGGCGGTTGCTACTAAGATAATCTCACCGACATTCCCAGATAAAAGATAAACAGTGAACTTCCTAATATTATTAAAAATCGCTCTACCCTGTTCTACCGCCGCCACAATCGAAGCAAAAGCATCATCTTGGAGTACCATATCAGCCGCTTCTTTAGCAACTTGAGTTCCCCTCTGTCCCATTGCTACGCCGATATCAGCTTTCCTCAAAGCTGGCGCATCGTTGACACCATCACCAGTCATCGCTACTACGGCTTGATGACGTTGATGTAAATCAACTAAATTCAGCTTTTGTTCGGGACTAACTCTCGCTAAAACCGCAGCTTGGACGATACGCTGGCGTTCATCTAGTGATAGTTCCTCAAAGCTTTTCAGGTCTTGACCTTTAATTACATCTGCTTGTTGATTGTCTGTTAAACCGACAGCGATCGCAATATTTTTAGCAGTTACAGGTTGGTCGCCTGTCACCATCACGACTCTGATTCCCGCTTCCTGACATTCTTTAATCGCTGGTATCACCTCTTCACGGGGAGGATCTAATAAACCCACAATTCCCAATAATGTTAAATCTGCGTAGGGGTCGGCTTTCTCTGATTGAGTGATTTTTTGCGCTAAGGCGAGAGTTCTTAAACCCTGTTGTGCTAATTGATTGATTCTTTCTTGCCAATCTTGTCGTACTTCTTCAGTCATTTGCACTGTGTCTGAGTCGGTGAGAACACGAGTACAAGCTTGCAGCACCGCTTCTGGCGCACCTTTGACTGCAAATCGATACTGTCCTTCGATTTTGTGAATCGTCGTCATCATTTTCAAATCTGGGTCAAAGGCTTCTTCCCGTACTTCTGGGATTTTTTGCAGCAATTGCGGACGCTGCATCCCTGCTTTTGCACCTGCAACTAATAATGCAACTTCCATTGGGTCGCCTACTACCCGACTTTCATTTGAGCCTTCTGGCTGCAAAGCTGCATTGTTACATAATATCCCCACTTCTAACAGTGCTGGGAGGACTTTATCTTCGGAAGGATTCAACTTTTGATGGTTGCGTTGAAATTCGCCTTGGGTTGCTAATCCTTCGCCAGTGACTTGAACTTCCCCCGCATCTATAAATATGCGGCTGACAGTCATTTGATTTTCTGTGAGTGTCCCCGTTTTATCAGTGCAGATGACGCTAGTTGCACCTAAAGTTTCCACCGCCGAGAGTTGGTTAATTAGTGCATGACGTTTCGCCATGCGCCACATTCCCCGCGCTAAGGCGACAGTCGCCACAATTGGTAATCCTTCTGGAACTGCTCCTACTGCTAGAGCGATCGCAGTTTCTACCATCAAGAATACATCTCTACCTGCCACAATGCCAGCGATCGCTACAACAATCACAATGGCAATTGTCACCCAAACTAACCACTGACCCAACTCATCCAATCGCTTTTCTAGGGGCGTTTTGTCTTCTGCTCCCGCTCGTTGTGCTAACTCAGAAATATGACCTAACTGGGTTTTCATCCCCGTGGCTACCACCACCCCTGACCCAGAACCACGGGTTAAAGCCGTACCCTTGTACAACATATTATGATGTTCTGCTAAGGGTATATCTGCGTTTAACGGTTGCACATCTTTACCTACGGGAAGAGATTCCCCCGTCAGTGATGATTCATTGACTTGCAGACTTGCAGCTTCAATAATGCGTAAATCAGCTGCGATCGCATCCCCACTTTCTACAATGACAATATCCCCAGGAACTAATTCCACCGCCGGAATTTCTTGCAATCTCCCATTACGTCTGACTTTCGCTGTCGTGCTACTGAGTTTTTGCAGTGCTTCCATTGAGCGAATCGCTTTGTATTCTGTAAAAAAACCAATTGCCGTATTAATCACAATGGCAATAATTACCGCGATTCCCTCAATCCATTGACTAAAAGCGAAAGATAAAACCGCCGCTACAGCTAAGATACCAATAATCAAACTTTGGAATTGTTCTATAAATATGCGCCAAGCACTTTTCCCTTTAACTTCCTGCAAGCGATTTTCACCATATTGCTTGCGTCGTTGTTCTACCTCTGATTCCGTCAAACCTGCATCTGAAGAGACATGAAGCTGACGCAAAATTTCGTCTAAAGAAAGTGTCCAAGGTTGATCAGGAAGCTCCGCCATGAATGCCGCCCCACAGGATAAGTTGCTTAATTGCTAGTACATACGCTTATTTTTTACTTAACTACTAATTTTTCTAGAGATTATCTATCAGAGGTAATGATTGGTGCTGAAATCTATCTTGAGAGAGTGTAAGGATTGGGATTTGTTAACATTCGTTAGTGCTGTTAGCGGTAGCACGGCGTTCAGCCCGTGCAATTAATCTTACTAGCGTTGCTGATTAATGGGATGATTTATGTTTCGCGCATACCGCTAACGCGGAACCCGTTCGCGTTAGCGTCTCCGTTCGCGTAGCGTCCCGCAGGGAAGGAGAAGGGTAGGCGCAAAGGCGCAAAAAATCGGTAGTTTACTTTGCTAGAAAAGCTTAATTCATCACGCATTTATGCAACGCCATCTCACTTTTTACTCAGCACCGGCTAAACGCCGCGCTACCGCTAACAGCACTTATTACTCAGCACTCAACACTCTTTTGGTCAAAAAATTCGTAACTTTGCCACCATCTCAGCTCTTGCAGAT contains:
- a CDS encoding ATP-binding protein, producing MEVVIFIGIQGAGKSTFYCHYFFHTHIRINLDMLKTRHREQIFLHACLESKQSFVVDNTNPTVEERQRYIIPAKAQGFRVVGYYFQTELEECKKRNSQRPAKQVVPLVGLLGTYKKLVLPNWEEGFDAIYKVKPDLNYSFIIEEWQREI
- a CDS encoding polynucleotide kinase-phosphatase → MKITIPELSLVVLIGASGAGKSTFARHHFQSFEVLSSDFCRGLVSNDENNQSASGDAFDVLHYIAAKRLAAGKLTVIDATNVQAEDRKALLQMAKQYHCFAVAIVFDLPEALCHERNQKRSDRNFGSHVVRRHTQMLRRSLHSLEKEGFRYVYTLKSVEEIASVEIEIQPLWNNKKHEHGPFDIIGDIHGCCDELEALLQQLGYVRRQEGREQGRQGRQGSTEDFTPMPDAQCPMPNVPSFWNFPTYYHPEGRKAVFLGDLVDRGPRILDTVKLVRNMVAAGTGFCVCGNHEHKFLRKLRGKNVKITHGLQQSIDEMEALPDGVREPFSQELAGFLDSLISHYVLDDGHLVVAHAGMKAEMQGRGSGAVREFAMYGETTGEIDEFGLPVRYNWAADYRGEALVVYGHTPVPEAEWLNNTIDIDTGCVYGGKLTALRYPEKELVSVPAARVYREPTKPLGNKSITRTAQQELDDVLNIEDVLGKRIINTKLQPNVTIRAENAIAALEIMSRFAANPKWLIYLPPTMSPPETSSIPGYLEHPTQAFTYYQTQGITEVVCEEKHMGSRVIAVICRDIAATEKRFGVVDEGIGICYTRTGRRFFDDPALEAQVLARVNHALTASNFWSEFNTDWVCLDCELMPWSAKAQGLLRGQYAPVGVASHLALNDAVTLLEQANTRNLDVTTLLTHYQQRAEMASQYVAAYRRYCWQVDDIADLKLAPFHILATEGQVHTDKDHRWHMEQAAKISHSDPALLLATNYKVIDLTDPSSQAEGVHWWSEMTQAGGEGMVVKPMQFIVKGSRGIVQPAVKCRGQEYLRIIYGPEYSAVDNLQRLRQRGLSLKRSLAMREFALGVEALERFVSHAPLRRVHECVFGILALESEPIDPRL
- a CDS encoding cation-transporting P-type ATPase; amino-acid sequence: MAELPDQPWTLSLDEILRQLHVSSDAGLTESEVEQRRKQYGENRLQEVKGKSAWRIFIEQFQSLIIGILAVAAVLSFAFSQWIEGIAVIIAIVINTAIGFFTEYKAIRSMEALQKLSSTTAKVRRNGRLQEIPAVELVPGDIVIVESGDAIAADLRIIEAASLQVNESSLTGESLPVGKDVQPLNADIPLAEHHNMLYKGTALTRGSGSGVVVATGMKTQLGHISELAQRAGAEDKTPLEKRLDELGQWLVWVTIAIVIVVAIAGIVAGRDVFLMVETAIALAVGAVPEGLPIVATVALARGMWRMAKRHALINQLSAVETLGATSVICTDKTGTLTENQMTVSRIFIDAGEVQVTGEGLATQGEFQRNHQKLNPSEDKVLPALLEVGILCNNAALQPEGSNESRVVGDPMEVALLVAGAKAGMQRPQLLQKIPEVREEAFDPDLKMMTTIHKIEGQYRFAVKGAPEAVLQACTRVLTDSDTVQMTEEVRQDWQERINQLAQQGLRTLALAQKITQSEKADPYADLTLLGIVGLLDPPREEVIPAIKECQEAGIRVVMVTGDQPVTAKNIAIAVGLTDNQQADVIKGQDLKSFEELSLDERQRIVQAAVLARVSPEQKLNLVDLHQRHQAVVAMTGDGVNDAPALRKADIGVAMGQRGTQVAKEAADMVLQDDAFASIVAAVEQGRAIFNNIRKFTVYLLSGNVGEIILVATASLLNAPLPLLPLQILYINVVNDAFPALALGVGEGEPALMKRPPRPANEPILTRRHWLAIAGYGLVIAATLGGAFILALTWLGLNEQQAVTITFMTLGFTRLWHVFNMRDRDSGLLQNEITRNPYVWGALIFCTGLLLIAVHVPVLSDVLQTADPGVYGWLLIVGMSLVPLIIGQIAKLINRQKGKHKRNK
- a CDS encoding tRNA(His) guanylyltransferase Thg1 family protein encodes the protein MKFDELDSRMRVFETAHDHCVLPGIYIVARLDGRSFTRLTKEVHKFEAPYDVRFRDMLLTTIEHLMNCGIDIQYAYTQSDEISLLFAYHEATFNRKVRKLNSVLAGEASAKFSLLLGDMGCFDCRISQLPNVEEVVNYFRWRHEDAHRNALNAHCYWCLRRDGQSATQATSMMKGLSVADKNEMLFQHGINFNQLPNWQKRGVGLYWEEYQKEGFNPITGESVPVLRRRIRRDLDLPMKDEYSQFVAELLHNL